The following proteins are encoded in a genomic region of Methanobrevibacter sp.:
- the mcrA gene encoding coenzyme-B sulfoethylthiotransferase subunit alpha: MADKKFLHAMNEKFREDPTDKRTTFYNMDGWKQSPRKSEFVAEAKEIAEKRGIPMYNPDIGTPLGQRALMSYQLSTTDTFVEGDDLHFINNAAIQQAWDDIRKTVIVGLNTAHNVLEKRLGIEVTPETITEYLETVNHAMPGAAVVQEHMVETDPLVVSDSYVKVFTGDDELADEIDSAFVLDINKEFNEEQAEALKAEVGGSVWQAVRIPGIVGRVCDGGTTSRWSAMQIGMSMISAYNQCAGEGATGDFAYASKHAEVIHMGTYLPVRRARAENELGGVPFGFMADICQSSRVNPDDPVRTTLDVVALGAALYDQIWLGSYMSGGVGFTQYATAAYTDDVLDDFTYYGKDYVEDKYGGLTEAPNTMDTVLDVGTEVTFYSLEQYEEYPALLETHFGGSQRASVVSAAAGCSTAFATGNAQTGLSAWYLGMYLHKEQHSRLGFYGFDLQDQCGAANTFSIRNDEGLPLEMRGPNYPNYAMNVGHQGEYAGIAQAPHAARGDAWAFNPLVKIAFADKNLIFDFSKPRAEFAKGALREFEPSGERTAITPAK, encoded by the coding sequence ATGGCTGATAAGAAATTTTTACATGCAATGAATGAAAAATTCAGAGAAGATCCTACTGATAAAAGGACTACTTTTTATAACATGGACGGTTGGAAACAATCCCCAAGAAAAAGTGAATTTGTAGCAGAAGCTAAAGAAATCGCTGAAAAAAGAGGAATCCCAATGTACAACCCAGACATTGGTACTCCTTTAGGTCAAAGAGCTTTAATGTCCTACCAATTATCCACTACCGATACTTTTGTTGAAGGTGACGATTTACACTTTATTAACAACGCAGCTATCCAACAAGCTTGGGACGACATCAGAAAAACCGTAATTGTAGGTTTAAACACTGCTCACAACGTTCTCGAAAAAAGATTAGGTATTGAAGTAACTCCAGAAACCATTACTGAATACTTAGAAACTGTAAACCACGCTATGCCTGGTGCAGCAGTAGTTCAAGAACACATGGTAGAAACTGACCCATTAGTAGTTTCAGACAGTTACGTAAAAGTATTTACTGGTGACGATGAATTAGCAGATGAAATTGATTCCGCATTCGTTTTAGACATCAACAAAGAGTTCAACGAAGAACAAGCTGAAGCTTTAAAAGCTGAAGTAGGTGGAAGTGTATGGCAAGCTGTAAGAATTCCTGGTATCGTAGGAAGAGTTTGTGACGGAGGTACCACCTCAAGATGGTCTGCTATGCAAATCGGTATGTCCATGATTTCCGCATACAACCAATGTGCTGGTGAAGGAGCTACTGGTGACTTCGCATACGCATCCAAACACGCAGAAGTTATTCACATGGGTACTTACTTACCTGTAAGAAGAGCAAGAGCAGAAAACGAGCTTGGTGGAGTTCCATTCGGATTCATGGCAGATATCTGTCAATCTTCCAGAGTTAACCCTGACGACCCAGTACGTACTACCTTAGATGTAGTAGCTTTAGGTGCTGCATTATACGACCAAATCTGGTTAGGTTCTTACATGTCTGGTGGTGTAGGATTCACTCAATACGCAACCGCAGCTTACACTGACGATGTATTAGATGACTTCACTTACTACGGTAAAGATTACGTAGAAGACAAATACGGTGGATTAACCGAAGCACCTAACACCATGGACACTGTTCTTGATGTAGGTACTGAAGTTACTTTCTACTCCTTAGAACAATACGAAGAATACCCAGCATTACTCGAAACTCACTTCGGTGGATCTCAAAGAGCTTCCGTTGTATCCGCAGCTGCAGGTTGTTCAACCGCATTCGCTACCGGTAACGCTCAAACTGGTTTAAGCGCATGGTACTTAGGTATGTACTTACACAAAGAACAACACTCCAGATTAGGATTCTACGGTTTCGATTTACAAGATCAATGTGGTGCAGCTAACACCTTCTCCATCAGAAACGATGAAGGTTTACCACTCGAAATGAGAGGTCCTAACTACCCTAACTACGCAATGAACGTAGGTCACCAAGGTGAATATGCAGGTATCGCACAAGCACCTCACGCAGCTCGTGGAGACGCTTGGGCTTTCAACCCATTAGTAAAAATTGCATTTGCTGACAAAAACTTAATCTTTGACTTCAGTAAACCTCGTGCAGAATTTGCTAAAGGTGCATTAAGAGAGTTCGAACCATCCGGTGAAAGAACTG